The Cohnella abietis genome has a segment encoding these proteins:
- the fabF gene encoding beta-ketoacyl-ACP synthase II, which yields MTQRVVVTGMGVVTSLGSDLPTFWSNILNGKSGISQIEAFDTTEYTTKIAAEIKDFDPSAYIDKKEIRKMDRFVQFGVMASKLAVEDANLVIGDNADPERVGVVVGSGIGGLGTWEDQHTILMEKGPRRVSPFFIPMMIANMASGQVSISTGAKGPNSAAVSACATGTHSIGDSFKMIQRGDADVMICGGAEATIRPIGMAGFCSMRAMSTRNDEPEKASRPFDVDRDGFVMGEGAGVLILESLEHAQQRGARIYAEVIGYGMSGDAYHMTDPDPDGAARCMKKALNDAGIEPEAIQYINAHGTSTGVGDKSETTAIKKAFGDHAYKLAVSSTKSMTGHLLGAAGGVEAVILGLTLQNGVIPPTVNLDNQDPELDLDYVPNTAREADVQVALSNSFGFGGHNATIIMRKYEA from the coding sequence TTGACACAGCGTGTTGTTGTCACAGGTATGGGGGTCGTAACGTCCCTCGGATCCGATTTGCCTACATTTTGGAGTAATATATTAAATGGCAAATCAGGAATTAGTCAAATAGAAGCATTCGATACAACCGAATATACAACTAAGATAGCTGCAGAAATTAAGGATTTTGATCCTAGCGCATATATCGATAAAAAAGAAATACGCAAGATGGACCGCTTTGTGCAGTTTGGAGTTATGGCTAGTAAGCTAGCAGTTGAAGACGCAAACCTTGTTATTGGCGACAATGCAGACCCAGAACGTGTGGGCGTTGTTGTTGGCTCAGGTATCGGTGGTTTAGGTACTTGGGAAGATCAGCATACAATATTGATGGAGAAGGGCCCGCGTCGCGTAAGCCCATTCTTCATTCCGATGATGATTGCTAACATGGCAAGCGGACAAGTGTCTATTAGCACTGGAGCCAAAGGTCCGAACTCCGCAGCGGTATCAGCTTGCGCAACAGGAACACATTCCATTGGTGACAGCTTTAAGATGATTCAGCGTGGAGATGCCGACGTTATGATCTGCGGCGGTGCCGAAGCTACGATTCGCCCAATTGGTATGGCAGGCTTTTGTTCGATGAGAGCTATGAGTACCCGCAACGATGAGCCCGAGAAAGCTAGCCGTCCATTTGATGTGGATCGTGATGGTTTCGTAATGGGTGAGGGTGCAGGTGTTCTTATTCTTGAATCGCTAGAGCATGCACAACAAAGAGGCGCTCGCATTTATGCTGAAGTAATCGGCTATGGAATGAGCGGCGATGCCTATCACATGACGGATCCTGATCCGGATGGTGCGGCTCGTTGTATGAAGAAGGCGTTGAATGACGCTGGAATCGAGCCTGAGGCTATTCAGTATATTAACGCTCACGGAACATCAACAGGAGTTGGCGATAAATCTGAAACGACTGCGATTAAGAAAGCTTTCGGCGATCACGCTTACAAGCTTGCGGTCAGCTCGACTAAATCAATGACTGGGCATCTTCTTGGAGCTGCTGGTGGCGTTGAAGCGGTAATATTGGGATTGACGCTGCAAAATGGTGTTATTCCTCCAACAGTTAATTTGGATAATCAAGATCCTGAGCTTGATTTGGATTATGTTCCGAATACAGCGCGTGAAGCGGATGTGCAAGTGGCTTTGTCGAACTCCTTTGGATTTGGCGGTCATAATGCGACCATAATTATGCGTAAATACGAAGCCTAA
- the acpP gene encoding acyl carrier protein yields MSDVQERVKRIVIERLGVEEAEVTAEASFKDDLGADSLDVVELVMELEDEFDLEISDEDAEKITTVGEVVKYIQSHA; encoded by the coding sequence ATGTCAGATGTACAAGAACGTGTAAAACGCATCGTTATCGAACGCCTAGGTGTTGAAGAGGCAGAGGTAACAGCCGAAGCATCCTTCAAAGACGACTTAGGCGCTGATTCTCTCGATGTGGTAGAGCTCGTTATGGAACTCGAAGACGAATTCGACTTGGAGATTTCAGACGAGGATGCAGAGAAGATTACAACCGTGGGAGAAGTCGTTAAATACATACAATCTCATGCGTAA
- the rnc gene encoding ribonuclease III: MKDVFQQLQERTKVTFRNSALLKQAFTHASYVNEQRGARIEDNERLEFLGDAVLQLTVSEYLYRLYPDSPEGEMTRLRASIVCEPSLVRFAEALEFGQVVLLGKGEEQTGGRTRPSLLADAFEAFLGALYLDQGLNAVRAFLDRYLFSLLPRDKQASLKDFKTELQEKVQQLSMGALDYQIVEELGPAHDREFVAIVVVGKKQLGKGIGRSKKEAEQQAASEALTTFAKQYPE, translated from the coding sequence ATGAAGGATGTATTTCAACAATTGCAAGAACGTACTAAGGTGACTTTCCGCAATTCCGCCTTGTTGAAGCAAGCTTTCACGCATGCCTCCTATGTGAATGAGCAACGAGGAGCCCGCATTGAAGATAATGAAAGATTAGAGTTTCTTGGCGATGCGGTGCTGCAGCTGACCGTATCCGAATATTTATATCGCCTCTATCCGGATTCTCCGGAAGGGGAAATGACCCGTTTGCGGGCGAGTATCGTCTGTGAACCATCGCTTGTCCGTTTTGCCGAGGCGCTCGAATTCGGGCAGGTCGTGCTGCTGGGCAAAGGGGAGGAGCAAACGGGAGGCCGGACTAGGCCATCTTTGCTTGCGGACGCTTTTGAAGCGTTCTTAGGCGCTCTTTATTTGGATCAGGGATTAAATGCTGTTCGTGCGTTTTTAGATCGCTATTTATTTTCTTTACTTCCTAGGGACAAGCAAGCATCACTCAAGGATTTCAAGACGGAGCTGCAGGAGAAAGTACAACAATTGTCAATGGGAGCGCTTGATTACCAGATCGTGGAGGAGCTTGGGCCCGCTCATGATCGGGAATTCGTAGCTATTGTTGTTGTCGGCAAGAAGCAGCTCGGCAAGGGGATCGGACGATCAAAGAAGGAAGCGGAGCAGCAAGCTGCTTCTGAAGCGCTGACAACGTTTGCGAAGCAATATCCAGAGTAA
- the fabG gene encoding 3-oxoacyl-[acyl-carrier-protein] reductase, whose translation MWDLSGKSALVTGASRGIGRAIAIALAEAGADVAVNYSGSEAAAAETVKLVEAHGRKAIMVKANVGKAAEFDEMVSQTIAAFGKLDILVNNAGITRDNLIMRMKESEFDEVIETNLKGVFNGLKSVTRSMMKQRSGRIINISSVVGTIGNAGQANYVAAKAGVIGLTKSAAKELASRGITVNAIAPGFIESDMTDKLPEEYRVKLLGEIPIGRMGRPEDIAAAVIYLASDAASYMTGQTIHVDGGMYM comes from the coding sequence ATGTGGGACTTGAGTGGTAAAAGTGCGCTAGTAACCGGGGCATCCCGTGGAATTGGCAGAGCAATTGCGATTGCTCTCGCGGAAGCTGGAGCAGACGTAGCCGTTAATTATTCCGGCAGCGAAGCAGCAGCAGCAGAAACCGTTAAACTGGTTGAAGCGCATGGTCGTAAAGCCATTATGGTGAAGGCCAATGTAGGTAAGGCAGCTGAGTTCGACGAGATGGTATCCCAGACTATTGCAGCATTCGGCAAACTGGATATTCTCGTTAATAATGCGGGCATTACTCGTGATAATCTAATTATGCGTATGAAAGAGTCGGAGTTTGACGAAGTTATCGAGACGAACCTAAAAGGCGTGTTCAACGGCTTGAAGTCCGTTACAAGATCGATGATGAAGCAACGCTCCGGACGCATTATTAATATTTCTTCGGTTGTTGGTACGATTGGTAATGCAGGACAAGCTAACTATGTTGCAGCCAAAGCGGGTGTAATTGGTTTGACAAAGTCAGCCGCTAAGGAATTAGCGTCGCGTGGTATTACAGTTAACGCAATAGCCCCTGGTTTTATTGAATCGGATATGACCGATAAGCTTCCTGAGGAATATAGGGTAAAGCTGCTCGGAGAAATCCCGATTGGAAGAATGGGCCGTCCCGAGGACATCGCGGCGGCCGTGATTTACTTAGCTTCAGATGCGGCATCCTATATGACCGGCCAAACGATTCACGTCGATGGCGGGATGTATATGTAG
- the fabD gene encoding ACP S-malonyltransferase, producing MGKIAFVFPGQGAQAIGMGKDAYESNPAARAIFDQADLTLGFSISKLAFEGPDEQLRQTANTQPALLATSIALLETYKSQGVTPDFVAGHSLGEYSALVAAGVLSFEDAIRLVRSRGQFMEQAVPSGEGAMAAVLGAEREALQALCTDISASGALVELANVNCPGQIVVSGSAQGVAAVVERGKEAGAKRVIPLDVSGPFHSSLMQPAADNLASELSKISFNVAQVPVVANVHALPVTSGEELRELLVKQVVSPVQWEDTIKFLIGEGVDTFVEIGSGTVLAGLIKKIDKSVQIISVNTAATAVAQ from the coding sequence TTGGGTAAGATTGCATTCGTATTTCCCGGACAAGGTGCGCAAGCGATAGGCATGGGTAAAGATGCTTATGAGAGCAATCCCGCAGCACGAGCTATATTTGATCAAGCTGACCTAACACTAGGGTTCTCGATATCGAAGCTGGCGTTTGAAGGTCCTGATGAACAACTGCGTCAGACAGCTAATACGCAGCCTGCGCTTTTGGCAACAAGCATAGCTTTGCTTGAAACCTATAAGAGCCAGGGCGTTACTCCTGATTTTGTTGCTGGACATTCCTTAGGGGAATATAGCGCACTTGTAGCGGCAGGAGTATTATCCTTTGAGGATGCGATTCGACTGGTACGGTCTCGTGGTCAATTTATGGAGCAAGCTGTACCTAGCGGGGAAGGTGCGATGGCAGCGGTGCTTGGCGCAGAACGTGAAGCCTTGCAAGCACTATGCACAGATATATCTGCATCGGGAGCGCTTGTGGAGCTAGCTAACGTCAACTGTCCTGGTCAGATTGTTGTATCAGGCTCCGCTCAGGGAGTTGCGGCAGTTGTTGAACGAGGCAAAGAAGCGGGAGCTAAGAGAGTAATACCGCTTGATGTGAGCGGACCATTTCACTCTTCTCTTATGCAGCCTGCGGCTGATAATTTAGCGAGTGAGCTGTCGAAGATATCATTCAATGTCGCTCAAGTGCCTGTTGTAGCTAACGTACATGCCTTACCTGTTACATCTGGTGAAGAGCTTCGCGAGCTGCTTGTGAAACAAGTTGTTTCTCCCGTTCAGTGGGAGGATACGATAAAGTTTCTGATCGGTGAGGGAGTCGATACCTTCGTGGAAATCGGTTCGGGCACTGTGCTGGCTGGATTGATTAAGAAAATCGACAAATCAGTGCAAATCATCTCGGTGAACACTGCAGCGACCGCAGTTGCACAATGA